The following are encoded together in the Osmia lignaria lignaria isolate PbOS001 chromosome 13, iyOsmLign1, whole genome shotgun sequence genome:
- the LOC117602260 gene encoding protein nessun dorma isoform X2 produces the protein MEVYTFDKSLQERLVELTEILSSRGEIVPASQIQAEWSYHIELVIEPVGWQALWKIPRLVCEDFQIHYPTIVVVVVEQVDFNALNALVKITAVQDEIHLPEKYDVPLVELYPTHNQENTALDMVGTASCIDQLRFFYNYLWMPWDIDDDDNTDWVSVHLETRIRLFFDMKRGVVSKETSDVIRSLVREGREIQQRISRLEDTISEEEEGSHIDIVDGGTACQLMKLHFRLQQIKREMEVLENPAMREILVKNRVSSLTADKIEKQESKEKCMEGHFVWLGGTLEEMKQTIDKVQASLPSKLFFKISGSLQETLHTCEAGDIIVLGDGSHQVKGAGNLEEGGTIKGIHNLEQTILSVKDTEIVPSVLDFSGSEVLLENITVDVDDLRAAVIVRAGTTKIVNCKICALNQSVVKLGVVVLPNAKLIIENSLFDGLGTGLVIYSNGEVLMSNCNFKNCAEGIQLYDNAKLVATKCLLGYFKEYAIRFETRKYLSNLESKCGGLELLDNISEVALHDCKFEGNGKGDVTLKPGKVFALTAKQDEPEKMES, from the exons ATGGAGGTATACACTTTTGACAAGAGTCTCCAAGAAAGGCTGGTTGAATTAACTGAAATCTTGTCTAGTAGAGGTGAAATAGTGCCTGCATCACAAATTCAGGCAGAATGGTCCTATCACATAGAACTTGTAATAGAACCTGTTGGTTGGCAAGCATTGTGGAAGATACCACGCTTAGTCTGTGAAGATTTTCAAATTCATTACCCTACCATAGTAGTTGTAGTAGTTGAGCAAGTTGATTTTAATGCTTTAAATGCATTGGTGAAAATCACTGCTGTTCAAGATGAGATTCATTTACCTGAAAAATATGATGTGCCACTTGTAGAACTTTATCCAACTCATAATCAAGAAAATACTGCTCTAGATATGGTGGGCACTGCAAGTTGTATTGATCAATTaagatttttttataattatttgtggATGCCATGGGACATAGATGACGATGATAACACTGATTGGGTATCTGTACATTTGGAAACAAGGATCAGATTATTTTTTGACATGAAGAGAGGAGTTGTTAGTAAGGAAACCAGTGATGTTATCAGAAGTTTGGTGAGAGAAGGACGAGAGATTCAACAGAGAATATCAAGATTAGAGGATACTATTTCTGAAGAAGAGGAAGGATCTCATATAGACATAGTAGATGGAGGAACAGCATGTCAACTCATGAAACTTCATTTTCGGTTACaacaaattaaaagagaaatggaAGTTCTTGAAAATCCTGCTATGAGagaaatccttgtaaaaaatcgAGTTTCATCATTAACTGCTGATAAAATAGAAAAGCAGGAGAGTAAAGAAAAGTGTATGGAAGGACATTTTGTATGGCTTGGAGGTACTCTGGAAGAAATGAAGCAAACTATAGATAAGGTTCAAGCTTCTTTACCTTCAAAACTGTTTTTcaa AATCTCTGGGTCATTGCAAGAGACTTTACATACATGTGAAGCAGGAGATATCATTGTACTTGGAGATGGAAGTCATCAAGTAAAAGGTGCTGGTAATTTAGAGGAAGGTGGTACCATTAAAGGAATTCATAACTTAGAACAGACTATTCTTTCTGTGAAAGATACTGAAATTGTACCATCAGTACTTGATTTTTCTGGAAGTGAA GTTTTGTTAGAAAATATTACAGTAGATGTAGATGACCTTAGAGCAGCTGTGATAGTTAGAGCTGGAACTACAAAGATTGTTAATTGTAAAATATGTGCTTTAAATCAGAGCGTGGTGAAGTTAGGAGTTGTGGTTTTACCTAATGCTAAACTCATAATAGAAAACTCGTTGTTTGATGGTCTTGGGACAGGTTTAGTTATTTATAGCAATGGGGAAGTGCTTATGAGTAActgcaattttaaaaattgcgCAGAGGGTATACAG CTTTATGACAATGCAAAATTAGTAGCAACGAAGTGTTTATTGGGATATTTTAAAGAGTATGCTATTCGTTTTGAAACCCGAAAATATTTAAGTAACTTGGAAAGCAAATGTGGCGGCTTGGAATTGTTGGATAATATATCCGAAGTTGCCTTACACGACTGTAAATTCGAAGGAAATGGCAAAGGAGACGTCACGCTAAAACCTGGCAAAGTATTTGCTTTGACAGCAAAACAAGACGAACCTGAGAAAATGGAGTcttaa
- the LOC117602153 gene encoding ADP-ribosylation factor-like protein 2-binding protein isoform X2 yields the protein MGCFTDAEFVIRPRRLHCLNLFTMSGEMTDTDILISDENAEQNSKNAEDNFFDEIIGHIEDILLEDEFHAIQNKFLDRYWDVFEPIEENKLIYTDIFNEYNNAVESYIVNYLQKVIPHFNINTLLQYLKQQKLDGEVFEVLSTFTDFVAFKEMFLDYRAVKEGKVQDLSSGISVTSLKTYKVNDHSLR from the exons ATgggctgttttaccgatgcggaatttgttattcggcctcgacgcttgcATTGCCTTAATTTATTTACTATGTCTGGAGAAATGACGG ATACAGATATTTTAATAAGTGACGAAAATGCAGAGCAAAATTCTAAAAACGCGGAAGACAATTTTTTCGACGAAATTATTGGACACATAGAAGATATTTTGTTAG AAGATGAATTTCACGCTATTCAAAATAAGTTTTTGGATAGATATTGGGACGTTTTTGAACctatagaagaaaataaactAATTTATACTGATATATTTAATGAATAT AATAATGCTGTAGAAAGTTATATAgtgaattatttacaaaaggTTATACCACATTTTAATATAAAcacattattacaatatttaaa GCAACAAAAATTGGATGGTGAAGTATTTGAAGTACTGTCAACATTCACAGACTTTGTAGCCTTTAAAGAAATGTTTCTTGATTATAGAGCT GTAAAGGAAGGAAAAGTTCAGGATCTAAGCTCTGGAATATCTGTTACATCTCTGAAAACATATAAAGTGAATgatcattctttgagataa
- the LOC117602153 gene encoding ADP-ribosylation factor-like protein 2-binding protein isoform X1, with translation MGCFTDAEFVIRPRRLHCLNLFTMSGEMTGLFMTNNTDILISDENAEQNSKNAEDNFFDEIIGHIEDILLEDEFHAIQNKFLDRYWDVFEPIEENKLIYTDIFNEYNNAVESYIVNYLQKVIPHFNINTLLQYLKQQKLDGEVFEVLSTFTDFVAFKEMFLDYRAVKEGKVQDLSSGISVTSLKTYKVNDHSLR, from the exons ATgggctgttttaccgatgcggaatttgttattcggcctcgacgcttgcATTGCCTTAATTTATTTACTATGTCTGGAGAAATGACGGGTTTGTTTATGACAAATA ATACAGATATTTTAATAAGTGACGAAAATGCAGAGCAAAATTCTAAAAACGCGGAAGACAATTTTTTCGACGAAATTATTGGACACATAGAAGATATTTTGTTAG AAGATGAATTTCACGCTATTCAAAATAAGTTTTTGGATAGATATTGGGACGTTTTTGAACctatagaagaaaataaactAATTTATACTGATATATTTAATGAATAT AATAATGCTGTAGAAAGTTATATAgtgaattatttacaaaaggTTATACCACATTTTAATATAAAcacattattacaatatttaaa GCAACAAAAATTGGATGGTGAAGTATTTGAAGTACTGTCAACATTCACAGACTTTGTAGCCTTTAAAGAAATGTTTCTTGATTATAGAGCT GTAAAGGAAGGAAAAGTTCAGGATCTAAGCTCTGGAATATCTGTTACATCTCTGAAAACATATAAAGTGAATgatcattctttgagataa
- the LOC117602146 gene encoding nuclear pore complex protein Nup93 gives MNDLGSIDMSNTDHSRVTGDSGFSELLRSAEQLSAAVEGSEELPQVERNLRQILDASNELWSRVTQTGTQDSQVQAHLLLGSRGVDLPQISQKLSSLSARRTFEPLDPIADTDIVSYLRNEKENAILSIIEQVHKDTFELTRVQQMEHMLGEWKQMRFEIINAMTAPSGELVDLRGIPQRTKLAGSMISGLSSVEVAYVKELQNYNDHVLRGITRPNLFDAFCKAAESFEDKKVLDMWHMVKYMVDIPPIPREDQIKSRSTPIVEKKIVLQARKYLENRYREFMTSVISENLAQAKRGGIPGTVPLVKSFVSVKVQNLRDLEDVMVEGKPLWPLVYYCMRVGDYKAALQCLNQCNTEFSEFKIALEEACNDPQRHPSSYAESNLKLHYRKHVRSVTDPYKRVAYCALVPCEPDDLHSDVICTADDYLWLKLCQVRDQPDAENKLTLDYLQTTISEIYGESYYHAHEQPFVYFSMLFLTGQFEAAIEFLARGAGARHLPHAVHLAAAMHEHNLLGVSQSALAPLISVDPADKPPAKRLNFARLILLYVKRFDSTDPKECLHYLFLLRCMKDPYDRNMFAASAAEMVVDTSPANRIQLVNSRILHQFQIDTQDVLNISADTLYRKGLLEDAVTMYDLAGNHEKVLSLMCTLLAQVVSQKASPGTLRDRLQVTATDISNRYKNIEIQASAELVSAFYTLRHLMVFFDQFHNEQYQSALRTIAELKLLPLHVKEVDERVNALRRVSPEVAGTLADVLLATMTILYRQYQKLRSVEPGDEEARRQQLLDLREQARALTSFAGTLPYRMPNETNSKLVQMEILMC, from the exons atgaACGATCTTGGTTCCATCGATATGTCGAATACAGATCATTCACGAGTGACGGGAGATTCGGGCTTCAGCGAATTATTGCGGTCAGCAGAACAATTGTCTGCTGCTGTAGAGGGTAGTGAAGAACTTCCTCAAGTTGAAAGAAACCTTCGTCAGATATTAGACGCTTCTAATGAACTCTGGTCTCGTGTCACCCAGACCGGTACTCAGGATAGTCAAGTTCAAGC GCATCTGTTGCTTGGTTCCCGTGGTGTTGATTTACCCCAGATATCACAAAAATTAAGTTCACTTAGTGCAAGACGCACATTTGAACCTTTAGATCCTATTGCAGATACAGATATAGTTAGCTATctgagaaatgaaaaagaaaatgctaTTTTGTCTATTATTGAACAAGTTCACAAGGAT ACTTTTGAACTCACTAGGGTTCAACAAATGGAACATATGTTGGGTGAATGGAAGCAAATGCGTTTTGAGATAATAAATGCTATGACTGCTCCATCTGGAGAGCTAGTAGATTTACGTGGTATCCCACAACGTACTAAATTAGCTGGATCCATGATTAGTGGTTTATCCAGTGTAGAAGTAGCTTATGTTAAAGAATTACAAAACTATAATGATCATGTGCTCAGAGGAATAACTAGACCAAATTTGTTTGATGCATTTTGTAAGGCTGCAGAGTCATTTGAAGACAAAAAGGTTCTTGATATGTGGCATATGGTTAAATACATGGTGGATATTCCACCAATTCCTAGAGAGGATCAAATCAAATCCAGAAGTACTCCTATTGTTGAAAAAAAGATCGTTTTACAAGCcagaaaatatttggaaaatagaTATAGAGAATTTATGACATCTGTTATTAGTGAAAATTTAGCACAAGCCAAGAGGGGTGGTATTCCAGGCACTGTACCATTAGTTAAAAGCTTTGTAAGTGTTAAAGTACAAAATCTGAGAGATCTAGAAGATGTTATGGTCGAGGGTAAACCATTATGGCCTTTAGTCTATTATTGTATGAGAGTTGGAGACTATAAAGCAGCCCTTCAATGCCTTAATCAGTGCAACACAGAATTTTCAGAGTTTAAAATTGCTTTAGAAGAAGCATGCAATGATCCCCAAAGGCACCCTAGCAGTTATGCAGAATCAAATTTGAAACTTCATTATAGAAAGCATGTTAGATCAGTTACTGATCCATATAAGAGAGTAGCCTATTGTGCACTGGTTCCTTGTGAACCTGATGACTTGCATTCTGATGTAATTTGCACAGCTGATGATTATTTGTGGTTAAAATTGTGTCAAGTTAGAGATCAACCAGATGCAGAGAACAAGTTGACTTTGGATTATCTGCAAACTACAATTTCGGAAATATACG GAGAATCGTATTACCATGCTCATGAACAACCATTTGTATACTTCTCCATGTTATTTTTAACCGGTCAGTTTGAAGCTGCAATTGAATTTTTGGCCAGAGGTGCAGGTGCAAGGCATCTGCCACATGCAGTGCATCTAGCAGCTGCTATGCATGAACACAACTTATTAGGAGTCAGTCAGAGTGCGTTAGCACCTTTAATAAGTGTAGATCCTGCTGACAAACCACCTgcaaaaagattgaattttgcTAGGTTGATATTGTTGTATGTGAAGAGATTCGATTCTACAGATCCAAAAGAATGCTTACATTATCTATTCTTACTGAG ATGCATGAAGGATCCGTATGATCGTAACATGTTTGCTGCATCAGCCGCAGAAATGGTTGTTGATACTTCGCCAGCAAATAGAATTCAATTAGTGAATTCTAGAATACTACATCAATTCCAAATTGATACACAGGATGTTCTTAATATAAGTGCTGATACATTATATAGGAAAGGCTTATTAGAAGACGCGGTAACAATGTATGATCTTGCTGGCAATCACGAGAAAGTTCTTAGTTTAATGTGCACACTTTTGGCCCAAGTTGTTAGTCAAAAAGCTTCACCAGGGACTTTAAGAGATCGTTTACAAGTAACTGCTACCGACATAAGTAACAG gtATAAAAATATCGAGATACAAGCATCAGCTGAATTAGTATCCGCCTTCTATACTTTGAGGCATCTAATGGTATTCTTCGACCAGTTTCATAATGAGCAATATCAGAGTGCTCTTAGG ACTATCGCGGAATTAAAATTGTTACCGTTACACGTGAAAGAAGTTGATGAACGTGTAAACGCTTTAAGACGTGTATCGCCTGAAGTGGCTGGCACGTTAGCGGATGTTCTTTTAGCAACAATGACGATACTTTATCGTCAGTACCAAAAGTTACGATCAGTGGAACCAGGTGACGAAGAAGCGAGAAGGCAACAGCTTCTTGATCTTAGGGAACAAGCGAGAGCATTAACTAGTTTCGCAGGCACGCTTCCATATCGCATGCCGAATGAAACAAACAGTAAACTTGTACAGATGGAGATCCTAATGTGCTGA
- the LOC117602151 gene encoding FAD synthase gives MISLHRSVTRISSKCYGRTMKNRTLIRLTSGRGHPTAGIIVIGNEILKGQVKDTNSFYASKLLYEHGISVQKISIVPDRVEDIVVEIKNFSEKFNYIFTSGGIGPTHDDVTYEAVALAFNDTLHYHPALVNIVKTYLNSGNFPSPGYKMAYVPTRSVLKFGKNEVTGKSLRYPCVIMEKVHIFPGSPVFFQPSFQALCKDLFVDCNSFATTEIYINAKEESFADILSAVVRKCPNVLFGSYPEFNRHYKVRVTMESESEEDVETAKKMFCDLVPANVLVHYDCAPHVDCLAKYENLLGGSHRRSVYESSLKKFVDYYQKADEVWIYLDGSEESIIMVHLARVADSKLGGSKRRFRAICSKSDKMNKFFHDLSERYNVELCNLQCDEIDAPEVVKNWIVSRAELRILLLGKRLNGNEREIYDNLARLNENISVPVQIHFPLIDWTNEDVASFFGSLSLPHYTIETQSNR, from the exons ATGATAAGTTTACATCGAAGTGTGACGAGAATTTCATCCAAATGTTATGGACGAACAATGAAAAATAGAACGTTGATTCGTTTGACAAGCGGTCGGGGACATCCGACCGCGGGAATTATCG TTAtcggaaatgaaattttaaagggcCAAGTGAAAGACACCAATTCTTTCTATGCGTCCAAGTTACTGTACGAACATGGCATTAGTGTTCAAAAG ATTTCCATTGTACCAGATCGCGTCGAAGATATCGTGGTGGAAATCAagaatttttcagaaaaatttaattacatttttacatcCGGCGGCATAGGACCAACTCATGACGATGTTACTTACGAAG CTGTTGCATTAGCCTTTAACGATACTTTGCACTATCATCCAGCATTAGTGAATATCGTAAAGACTTATTTAAATTCTGGAAATTTCCCTTCGCCTGGTTATAAAATGGCATAT GTACCGACTAGATCTGTGCTGAAGTTTGGAAAAAATGAAGTTACAGGAAAATCTCTTCGTTATCCATGTGTAATCATGGAGAAAGTTCATATCTTTCCTGGATCACCAGTGTTCTTTCAACCATCTTTTCAAGCTTTATGCAAG GACTTATTCGTCGATTGTAATAGTTTTGCTACAACTGAAATTTACATAAACGCAAAGGAGGAATCATTCGCAGATATTTTAAGCGCAGTTGTACGAAAATGTCCGAACGTCTTGTTTGGCTCGTATCCAGAATTTAATAG GCATTACAAAGTGCGCGTGACAATGGAAAGCGAGAGCGAGGAAGATGTCGAAACAGCGAAGAAAATGTTTTGCGATCTGGTTCCGGCGAACGTATTGGTGCATTACGATTGTGCACCTCACGTTGATTGCCTGGCAAAGTACGAGAACCTACTCGGAGGGTCCCATCGTCGATCAGTTTATGAGAGTTCCTTAAAGAAATTCGT TGATTATTATCAGAAAGCCGACGAGGTGTGGATATATTTGGACGGGAGCGAAGAATCGATCATTATGGTACATCTTGCTCGTGTCGCCGATAGTAAATTAGGAGGGTCGAAGAGAAGATTCCGTGCAATTTGCTCGAAATcggataaaatgaataaatttttccaCGATCTCAGTGAAAG GTACAATGTTGAATTGTGTAATCTACAATGCGATGAAATCGATGCTCCCGAGGTAGTAAAAAATTGGATCGTGTCGAGAGCGGAATTGCGAATATTGCTACTCGGAAAACGTTTGAATGGCAATGAAAGAGAAATTTACGATAATCTTGCACGGTTGAACGAGAATATTTCCGTCCCTGTGCAAATACATTTTCCTCTTATCGATTGGACGAACGAAGATGTTGCGAGTTTCTTCGGTTCTCTCTCTTTACCTCATTATACGATAGAAACTCAATCAAACCG GTAA